The DNA segment CGCAGCTCGCCCGCAAGCACGCTCGACGGAAACGTCGCCTGCGGATCCGTACCTAGCTCGGCCAGCAGTTCGGCGAACGCGTGATAGTACGCGCTCAGCAACTGATCGTAGTGTGTGTCCCGTAGCGCTTGATCGGTACAGCAGTACACAAACAGGACGAGATCGAGCACGGGCGAGGCGCACCGCACCATCTGGAAGTCGATCATGCGCACCTGGTCCGGGCGGAGGAGGAAGTTGGGCAGCCAACAGTCGCCGTGCGTGATGACCGCGTACCGGTTGCGGGTGTTTGCCAGCCCCACCATCATGCCGTAGATCGGGCTGTTCAGGAATGCCTGGGCGTCGCGCCTAAAGTTCGCCGTGTATCGGTCGGGACTTTCCGTGCACTCGATCTCCAGCGCTTCCTTGCAGATGTCCACGATCCGCTGCATGAACGGGCCGTGCCACGATTCTAGCGCTGCACTGTAGTACGTTTCCTCGAGCTGGCTGACGATACGTTCGAATGCCTCGGGGTCCTGCTGTTTCATCGCGAACGAGAGGGCGTGAAAGCGTGCCATCGAGCAGATACAGCGCAGACAGTCGGCTAGTTCGACACCTTTGTCTCTGGGATAGGTtgaaggagaaagaaaatgaGTCAATTGGATACACTTTTCCAGAGTAAGAGACCTAAAACCTAGCCAGAAAGCACCGAATTACACCAACACAGAATGGCTAACGTTCTCTCAACACTTGCGTAACAAGTGGTTGACGTTTTATTCACTTCAAATTCTTCATCTCTTCTCCATGGCAACCATTGGCTACCGCTATCATCATCGCCGCCGCCTGCTCTAATTCAAATAGCCCATATCGGTCGCATGGCGGAACATGTCCGTCAATCGCCGCCGGCCGGCCTGGCTAGCAATCGGACGCAGGATCCAGAGCTGCTCGATCGGGACCGCCTGCTCGCCCGTGATCTTGTCCAGATCGGGCACCTCCGATTCGTCCAGCAGCGAGAACGGTATCGACTCGATGCCCATGCCGCACCCGAACCGGGCGTACTGGCGCATCTCCTTCTCCAGCTCGGCGCGCGGAAAGACCGTGTCCGGATCGGAGCCGAGATCGCGCAGCATCTCCGCCAGCCCGCCGTGGTACGCGCCGAGCAGATCCTCATAGTGCGCGTCGCGCAACGCCTGGCTGGTGCAGGAGTACACGAAGAACGCAATGTCGAGCGCGGGCGAGCAGTAGCGGGCGAGCTGAAAGTCGATCATGCGCATCGCCGGCGTGCTGTCGTGGAACAGAAAGTTCGGCATCCAGCAGTCACCGTGGTTGATGACCGAGTTCTGGTTGCGCGTGTGCGTCAGGTACACCATGTGGTCGTACAGGTCGCAGTCGAAAAACTTCTCCATCGTGCGCTCCAGCTCGGTGCCGGGATATTCGCGCGCCATCGCATCGCGCGCGATATCGATCTGCACCTGCAGGAAGTTGTTGTACCACGACTTGAGCCGGGCACTGTAGTACGTTTCCTCCACGTGCTGCTGGGCGATCTCGTGGAAGCGATCCGGTTCCTGTTCCTTCATCGCTAGCGACAGGGCATGGAAGCGGCCGAGCGAGCGCATGCAACGCTTGCACTCCTCCAGTCCGACACCTTCGGCTCTGCGGCAGGGTGGAACGGGAGAAAGGGTCGAAATAATTagaccaacaaaaaagaaacgtaaTGGAAAAGGAATGCTGTGTGGGGTGTAAGCGTGCTTTACGGAAACATCACTACTAACAGTTCCCTCTAACAGTTTAACGCAATCATACCTTGAAGCCGTCTTGTACCCGTACTGGCCAAGGTCTTCCATCGCGACGAAATCGTTCACCCCGTCCGTGTACGCCACATAGCATCTGTAATGGTCGAAGTAAGAAAGAAAACGCCCATTAGCCTCACCATCAACCACACCACTCGGCCGCCGTGTCCAGTGCACCTACGGGTTAATGTCCTTGAACGGGTTGGTCGGTTTGCGCGCGTCCTGAAAGCGGTACAACTCCTTCAGCACCACGTTGTAAAAGTTGGCCTCGTTGCGGAAAAAGTCCGCCGACCGGAACGTGTTCCGGCGGCCCACATTTTTCGGGATCGTTTTCACGACCACATTCACCACCAGCGGTTCGTCCCGGCCCGGTTCGGCCGGCTCCCCGGTCAGCTGGATGCGGTACAGCTCGCTCAGGTACGCGTCACCCTTGGTGAAGTTGGTTTCCGGTATCTTCCAGCCCGTGCAGCGCTTCCCGCCCGCACACCGCACTATCTCGTCCAGCGTTTCCTCCGTGAACTTTGGCGAAATGTCGCTCAGCTTCAGTGCCACCCGCTGCGTGTCCATCGTGGGTGCGTGGGGGGGTTAGTGAAGGAATGGAAACCGTTCCGTTGATTCGCACCAAAGTTCGCACTGACCACTGACAAAGCTGGTTGCTTCGAGCGCGTTGTGCCGTAAACTGAACGTTATCACAAACTGTTATCGTGACAGTGACTGGGCGGATTTGGGGTCGCCCAATTGATCAATTAAAGACACAGAGATTTCTATGCTTGTGGGACGTCGTTGAAGGATGATGGGGTTGTCCCGTTTGCCTTAACTGATGCTCGCTACCAGCCGCCGACAGTGACCGATAGAGGGTTTGGAGGGGAGGATGGCTTTGATTTGCGGTCAAAATGCGGGCCACATCAGCAACAAACGCCGGTCGGTTTTATGTCGTCAATCTATCTGGGGAGCGCACACAAACGCTACGAGATGGTACCAAGTGCACCGTCAACGATAAGGGACGTACACCCCTTGGTGGTGGGGATGATGAATGAGAACAGGGGGGACAGCCAAAGATAGCAATTTGGTGTTGGATATtgggaaaaaaaacctacacAAACGTAAATGACTTTACCCACACACTGATATTGTGTGGCTAATTTTTGCCGgcagtttttttattataactCTGCattagatgtgtgtgtgttgttagtGTGCGTAAAgaaatcattaaaatgtaTGACAGTGTGAGTGAGGATGCGCGCGCGTCAGCACACCCccgttgtttatgtttatgcttCACGTGTAGGGGTGGGGATGGGGCTGCCGGCACTGTGTAGGGGTTGCTTCGGTTGCTTCGATGTATTTGTGTGGCACGCGTGGAAACACGTTTCGGGCGCTAATTTGAAGCACCCTGTGGTCCCCCGTTTGATTTGAGATGGAGTAAAGTGTGTAAGACGATTTAATGCTTAAATGGGATGTAAAAGCAGGATAAAATCGCCTCATGTGGATGAacttttaaaaacatattaatTTCACGATTGTGACTAGTGATTGTGAAAATAGGGTGTACCGGCACTGAAACCCCGGCAGCATGGTTCCTCCCTCCGCCTTTCGACCGGGCGTAGTAAACACGGCTTTAGTGATGGGAGCTCCGGATTGGATTCGTGAATCCACTCCGACTATGACATTCTTAATCCGGATCCGACACCCAAATAAACATGGCTTCGAATCCGAATGCTCCGCACGAATACAGGTTCAATAGGCTCCGGTTAAACCCGGATTACTTCGATCGAATCCAAAGGACTCCTATTGAATCTGTTTTGCTACCTTGCTTCATTCGTAAAGCAAAATACTTACACTACAAAAGCAAGCTTACAAGAAGCTCCTAGCTCCTAGCTAAAATTGCTGACTTCACAAGCGAAAATTCAATCGTCTATCTGCGTACCGACCTAAACCGTATACTGGGTTTTCCATGGGTTTGCGGTTGTTTCCAGATTTTTGATAAAGTTGATTTGGTAAATTTCGTGATTTATTGTTTACTTTCTTTTCATGTGTAATGACCACTGATTTTACCACAATTAACTGGCAGAAGGCAGAAGACCGATGAATGAAGAACTGAAGGCGCAAGAACTGAAGACGGAAGAATTGATGGCTGAAGACTTAAGGTGAAACGTTGAAGATGTTgatcgttgaagcatcaatcCAAAGCAGAATGGTTCTTTATCGTGACACTTTATACGATCTCACAGTTGACATTATTATGGTCATAATCCGTTCGAATAATTTGACACTATGGTCATGTCAGAGGTCAAATTTGCCGGATTTTACACATGCTTGGATTCGTTGAACGATTTACTAAGATTTTACCGCACATGTTTCACCCATTCGCACAATTACTTGGCATTATCCTAAAAATTTACaagcaaattattttgtttcaatttttcttaaatttcaattttaagcAACGTTCAAtacattgttgaataattcaaataaattaattcaatcCAAATAATTTCTGGAAGCTAACAATAAATCGTGAGCTGAGTTCAAACCCCACTGCACACTCCGGAGTTGATCCGGATTCGAATCCGAAAGGCTTTAGGcccgttttgcccatcactacaCGGCTTCATCCCTTCCCACGACAGTAGCGGCATGTAGgcatctttttcttcttcttctcctccttttACCGGCCATCGggggttgatgttgttgttctaGCGAGCAACCTCACAGAGGTTTCGGTTCGTTCTCCGTAGCTGGACGGCTTTGCGCGTTGCTGGTGCGTACTTCTGTTACGCTTCGCTTAGCGTTGCAACGGTGGTGTCGCGTTTgggagtgtttgtgtttatttttttttaattttacgcAAAACTGTTACCGCTGTGGCCAGTGTGAAGTGTGATAAAATTAGTTtacattagtttttttttcttgggtgcaggttggttttaaaaatagctCCGATAAGATATCGATCTAATCGATGGAGTGGCACGATCGTATAACCGGCACGCATTCGCAACCTGTTGCAGAGTGGTGAAAACTGTGGTAGAACAattaacaacacacacacacacacacacacacacacacacacacacacacacacacacacaaacatacacacacacaaacacacagcacggAAGAAAAAGGGGGTGAAAGAGACAGGGAGTGAAAACAGTGGCCATATTCTGTTTGTAAGATCGACCGACCCGAGGCTACAAACAGCATAATACGGCGCAAACCTTGCGCAAGcggaaaacaaaagaaaaacgggacacgttttcttctttttttggttcatCCAATCCCCGTAGCATGATTTATGCTGCACAGGAAGAGCTTACCCACACGCGACAGAAACCGAACGTGAGTGGCATATTTTTGGAATGTGTCTGGTGCCCTccctgttttttgctgttggtaTAGCGTGTTACATGCACGCCAGCAGACCCCGAGCTTCAATCCCGTCGTACGGATTTTCTTgtggtgattgtgtgtgtttttttttgttggtattttCAAAACCTGCGTGCGTTCTCGCGTTGCGTAAGCGAGTGAAAGAACTTTTATGATTTCTTTTGCTGCAGCACTGCACACCCAATGGCGCACTTTGGCACGTGCTAAAGCGATCAGGTTAATGAGCTATTCGCGTTCAAGTTACCCAAAAGGAGATGGGCGTGTTTCGGGAAAGGACATTCAAAgagaaatgatgaaaatatttcataaatatactaaataaacattattttttgtactTGAGCAAGTTTCTTCGCTCAGAATTCGTGATTTGTTCATGTGCGTTTACGCATCAACGCGGCAGTGCGAGAGTAGGCCTTGGAGCGTTATGTTTGCGCGCCTGTTGCGCCTGTATGTCAAGCGTACCGACCCTAAAGCGCACGTGTTGAGTATGGTCGTTCGTTATCACCATGATGCTGTTTGGAATCAAAAATCctaaaaaaaggaggaaacaagaaaaaatcattttttttttcttgctgtcaCCAATAACATCTTTCAGCTGAGGCCATATCGCTTCCAGAACGATTCGTTCGAAGGGAGCATCATTTTAAGAGGACACACAACAAGAACGGTTCCAGATTACGGATCACCCAGTTCATTTGTGcttatttgtgtgtttctttgtgAGTTATCAAACTCCAACGGCGGGAGCAGCAGGGAGAGATAGTGACCGCGCCCGTTCCTCGGGGAAGATGTTGTTGTGCATCCACTCACCCGTGGTGGAGACACGATTCGCATGCACTCAAGCTGTAAAAGCTTGATGCGTTGATGATTTCCCGGCCGGTTGCAACACTCCAggcaacgcacacacacagacagggGCAGGTCACGGTGTTGATTGCTTTATCACGGCAGGCGAGGTGAGATGCCGGATGGGCTGATGGGTGATGGGGGAtggcaatttgttttttttttttaatgcatgcaGGTTTTTATGTACTGGAAAATGAGTTATTTTTCTTATAACGTCATGTAAAGATCAGATCTTACGCAGTTTGGTTGCTTTGGCGTtatcaaaaaaacaaaaccgccaCCGCGTAGAGTTCACCAGACTGGCTAATCCCATCGCCAAACAGTGTCGCTCGTGTCCGCTCCATTCCGCGTTGATATGGTGCGGCATTTAGTCATCATCTGGATTCTGGGGGCTCTTATCAGCATCGGGGAGCGATTCTACGAccaaccgcagcagcaaccgtgCCGCTACAGGGGTTGAGGAATGCGTACTAGTCTTTAGTATGGTCCTCGACTGCTCACGGAGTCAGTCACCGCTTGGGCAGAGCGCCGCGAAACATCAAGGTAGTGTTGGATAGGCCATCCAAAGGAAGAATCACTTGACATTTTTAATTGACCTCCAGTTCAGCCCCGTTCCAGTTGATCGCTTTGAGAAATTTGTAACGTGTCAAAGATGCAATAATTGAGCAAGGACAAGGTGTGTTTGGTGGTGTGATCGGGTGGGTGATACAGTTTTTGCACGGCGGCGATAAGAAGCGTTGAATCACCGGatgcgtgcgtttgtgtgtgtgtgtgtgtgtctgtttcctCCAAACTTCCGATAGGAAGTAATTTTACGATCAATCCGTAACTTCGTTTACGACCTTTATCTCATGTGTGAAGTGAAGACCTCCCCCTCCCCGCTCTTCTAACTGTCTTGCCTTATGCACTGTTTTGCAGGTTGCGAATTTATCAGTTCCGGTCCGTTCGCTCCGCTCTACcggaaccaccaccacccactgGTAGTGCCTTGACAATTTTGTAGTGATATTGGGTGCGTTCGATTGCGGAGCCTAATTGTCCGATCGGAACCGTTCCCACATGTGCACGGTGTTACGGTGCTGCCTAGTGTGAACCCACTGTGCGATGCAATTGTCTGGCCGATCAATCGGTACGGTCGGCAGTGGGTAGAGAGCGTAGTACTTAGTGGATGTGCCTTACGACATTGCTGGTGTGTCTGGTGCACCAGTGCTGCAGCGGTACCGGCCATCGCAATCCGGAGCAAGTGATCGAGCTAGTGGTGCACCGGTTTCCACGCGTCCACGGACCGCAGCGACGATGGACAGCTCCACGAAACCGGTAAAGAAGAACCCGCGCAAGGGAGCGTTCTGTCTGTCGCAGCTGTTATTCGGCTGGCTGCTGCCGCTGTTCTATCGCGGATCGCGCCGCGGTCTCGGTAAGGACGATCTTACCAAATGCCTGAAGGCGGACCGGTCGGAGGATTTGGGAGACGAGCTGGAAGAGTAAGTACGAGATGTGTGAACCAGTGACTGGTTTTGCGGTCAAGGGGAatctttgtatgtgtgtttggctgCCTGTGGGGTAGGGTTGAATTTCGTTTAGATGCGTATCGATTGAGCTAGTGACCTACTGGTGAGATGATCGAAGAGGAAGAGGGTGTGCGCATTATTTGTTCGTTGATACCGTTCTCGTCATGTTTTTGATTGTCTTGGTTGTCTTGCAAGATGGACATTTCCTGTTAGTTATATTTGTTTCAGTGATCGCAAGATCTTGATTATGAAATAAGTCATGTTCTAAAGCCTCTATATGATCATTGGTGTGCTAGTTTCTTAGAAGCTTGACAAACCGTACAGATTCTACGGTCATTACATATTTGTTATAAAGTCTAGACTGTACACACTCGTTACCTCCTGAAAATACGCTGTTGTCTGAACCTGAGCCACAAATACCATGCAATAAAGAAGTAACTTACAGTATTCAGAACAATCCGGATTCCTTCGAACCAGTCAAAACCCTTCTGTTGCTCCCATTTGCCTTCTGTAGCCCCCATTTTATGGGCGCGTTTATCAGCCTGAAACATCCCCGACCGATGCTCTATCTTCTCTCAGCGAGCTCTCGCAAGTTTTATCTACGAAAATTTATGTCATCAGACTTCACCGCCGGCCTTCAGACGTCAGGGCCCGTGCAGCGCGATAAGCCGGCTAGTTGGTAGTGGATGTTCGTGTTCTAACAATAATACACACCATTTTCATTGTCACACCAGAACTAACCTGGGCCAATAGTGGTGGACCTGTGGGTCGGAAGAGAAAAAGCGCTCCATAACCAAACAAACCGACCTAACCTTGAGCTCTGTTGGTGTGACAAGCATTTTTTCGAGTGTGCTTACTTCACCGGAGAGTGTGCTTGTTGTGAGCAGAGTGTACATTAGGCTCTGTTTAGCGTCGATGGCATCGTTTCTACCTACCGCAGAACTCGTTTGCACAAAACGAATAAAACTAATAGGACCAGTATTCGGGTCCCCGGCCAGCAACCTGTCCCAATCGGCAACCacaaaatgtgttaaaatattgcttcttttttgttgtgcacACGTCCTATTCCATCAAGAACCTGTTTTAAACGAGCGTTTGTGTTCTACGGCGATCGATGGTCCGACGATCAGCGATCCCGAACATTCAAGAGCACGTGGAGGTGAATATCTCGATTATCTAAGACTGTGAGGCTGTAGAATAGGATCAACAACGAAGCTTTTGGAGGTAAAGTTCCTATCCTAGGAATGGTTTATCTAACGTGtcattaatttaaaactaGTTGGTGCAAAAACAACTCTCAGACGTTGTAGAATGTCGGCTATCGAAGGATCGTTTCAAACTAGATTTTTAGCTCGCCCAATCTTCAGCGCACGATCAAAACCTTGACACCGAAACATTCCATTAACCAGACAATCAATCAACAATCTCCCTCGCCCTTGATGACACATAGTTACTGATTGGAGCAATTATTCGGCAACAAACGTGGAGATCGATGAATATGAATCAAGCCAGCGTTTTGCTAGCCGGTCAGTTTGCGCAATAGAAGCAACAGAACGTGTGACATGGGGGTTTATGATATGCCTTCCCGGCTCCATTTATTACGGCAATACGTGGTGCATTATCTCACAAGGAAACAGCTGCATCGCTCATTCTGTGATGCGATTGCACTACATCAAACACGACCCGCAATGATTATCGTCAACCGATTGCGTATGGTGGCATTCTGATGCATCGGTTTGTTATGCGGAACTCATAATTCAATTCCAGCCTGTTATCGGTGCTTTGAAACCACTCCTGTCCAGTTATGATTGTGTTTCGTACTTCGTCGCCGCAGTTATGATTATCGCAcgggttttgttttaacagttttttttctcttgtcaCTTTCTACTCGCCAGGCAATGGGAAAAGGAAGTGTCCCAGGCACGAATCGCAAGCCGCGAGCCGAAGCTACGCAATGCCCTCTTCCGGACGTTCTACAAGCAGAGCCTGTTTGATggatttcttatttttctgttCGTGCTGATAAAGTATGTACTAACTGTGCGATCAATCGTTCGATTTGTAACCACACTTTCCACCATTTACTGATCGTTCCCGCTACTCCCTGACACTCCTTTAGAACCATTCTGCCCGTGGTGCTGGCGCAGCTGCTGGTGCAGTTCCAGGAACCCACCAACTCTACGCACGTTGCGGTGGTTAACATTAACAAtgacgtgttcagcacggTACCGCCGATGGCGATGCCGCTGATGATGCTGCCGGACACTACGCAATCGCATCTGGAAAATCTCGTCTTCGACGAGACGGCCATGATCAATAAGCGACGCCGGAAGCGACGGATCCGAATCGAGGACGATAAACCGGCCCCGGGAAACAGCATCGGAGGAAGCAAGCCGAACGTCGCTCAGGAAGGTACGGATCCGTTATGCAATTAAATcattccacaaacacacactctcgatCGAGTATGATCATCCAACGGCAACTGCTCTCGTTAGCTCTCGATGTGAGCAATGCTTCACTTTCTTGCCTGCCTGCGTACTCTCTTATCAAATGTTGTGTCGTCTTATCAAACCGGCTGACAGAGCGTTGCGACCCGTTGACCATTAATTGATGATCGGTCCCCGGTTTAATTTCGCTTTTTGTGCAAATTCCTTACTACTCCCGTCACAGCTGAAGGCATGGAGACAACTATATTCCCAGATCTTAGCGAACAGTTTGGAGCGGACGATCCATCGGCCACTGCGAACAGCACCGTCGTGGACGATCTATCCGACTTTCTGCACCACGCGTGGAACGATGCGTTCTGGCTTTCGGgcctgctggtgctgctgaccCTGCTCGGTTGCTTCTGCTGTCACCATTCCGATCTGCGCGAGCGTCTAGTTGGTGCCAGGATGCGCATTGCCTGCTGCTCGCTCATCTACCGCAAGACGCTGCGCATGTCGCGGAAGGCGGCCGGTCAAACGCCCGCCGGCTACATGATCAATCTGCTGTCGAACGATGTGAGCCGGCTGGATTATGGGTTCATCTACGTCCACTACGTCTGGGTGTTGCCGTTTCAGGTGAGTCGGGCTCGGCCACAGTTCGCGCACGGTGGATGATGCTTAAAGGGCCGGTTTCTTGCGTTACAGGCATGCTTTACCTGCTACCTGATCTGGCGCCGTGTCCAGTGGGCAGCAATTGTCGGCGTGGTCGGGCTGCTCGTTAAAACGATCCCCGTCCAGACCGGGCTGAGCCGGCTGAGCTCGATCATTCGTATGCGCGTCGCGAAAAAGACGGACCAGCGCGTCGGCATCATGAACGAGCTGATACAGGGCATCCAGGTGATCAAGATGTACGCCTGGGAGAAACCGTTCCACAAGGTCGTGTCGTTGGCGCGCAAGAAGGAGGTGCGCCAGATCCGCTGGGCATCGTACATCCGGGGCATCTACCTCAGCACGATGGTGTTTACCGAACGGTCGACTCTGTTTCTCGCGATCGCGT comes from the Anopheles coluzzii chromosome 2, AcolN3, whole genome shotgun sequence genome and includes:
- the LOC120947773 gene encoding uncharacterized protein LOC120947773 isoform X1 — encoded protein: MDTQRVALKLSDISPKFTEETLDEIVRCAGGKRCTGWKIPETNFTKGDAYLSELYRIQLTGEPAEPGRDEPLVVNVVVKTIPKNVGRRNTFRSADFFRNEANFYNVVLKELYRFQDARKPTNPFKDINPCYVAYTDGVNDFVAMEDLGQYGYKTASRDKGVELADCLRCICSMARFHALSFAMKQQDPEAFERIVSQLEETYYSAALESWHGPFMQRIVDICKEALEIECTESPDRYTANFRRDAQAFLNSPIYGMMVGLANTRNRYAVITHGDCWLPNFLLRPDQVRMIDFQMVRCASPVLDLVLFVYCCTDQALRDTHYDQLLSAYYHAFAELLAELGTDPQATFPSSVLAGELRQFGRFGCGIAVESIPLAQLDESDVPDLDRLEGTEPVPLDQILTVRSIGTQYGRRRLVDVLRHAYDRGYL
- the LOC120947773 gene encoding uncharacterized protein LOC120947773 isoform X2, which codes for MDTQRVALKLSDISPKFTEETLDEIVRCAGGKRCTGWKIPETNFTKGDAYLSELYRIQLTGEPAEPGRDEPLVVNVVVKTIPKNVGRRNTFRSADFFRNEANFYNVVLKELYRFQDARKPTNPFKDINPCYVAYTDGVNDFVAMEDLGQYGYKTASRAEGVGLEECKRCMRSLGRFHALSLAMKEQEPDRFHEIAQQHVEETYYSARLKSWYNNFLQVQIDIARDAMAREYPGTELERTMEKFFDCDLYDHMVYLTHTRNQNSVINHGDCWMPNFLFHDSTPAMRMIDFQLARYCSPALDIAFFVYSCTSQALRDAHYEDLLGAYHGGLAEMLRDLGSDPDTVFPRAELEKEMRQYARFGCGMGIESIPFSLLDESEVPDLDKITGEQAVPIEQLWILRPIASQAGRRRLTDMFRHATDMGYLN